One Erysipelothrix amsterdamensis DNA window includes the following coding sequences:
- a CDS encoding polysaccharide lyase 8 family protein, which yields MKKHMRKVFTFLMTLAVSLSMVGVRSVTADHNDIDKINSNYREYLLGNETINNDAVNQKKITAIYTNGKKAMESIVGHDDEYITGLVLRGGGKTDHDLSTNLQKSYQQLNAIALAYSMPGNENPLYQSPEALKAVLDGIKWLGDNYFNKMDTGYYGNWYSWEIGVPQSLSNIMFLLGDEIEAALPGFIKESVIAMDSYIRGDAKPGDPTIGDVNLDARQHTGANLTDITFNRILQGAVLKDEARISKAVENSMTVFSTIDPSNLQHGVTDGFYEDGSFVQHSTVAYTGSYGKVLLGRIAQLVTVLDGTKWQNDTLLDTVQEWIYRGFAPVMYEGYMMEIVKGRAVSRTGSGYGDASSVIEAFVQLSQSLPQAEQLKLQSYIKYLIENIRSTINPATFVSIQNIAAYEAIVKNSDIKALNPLETNDHYAFNLMDKAIHTREGFAFALSRSSNRISKYEYMSGENLRSWFQGDGAYYLYQSGNDQTSMHGINFYATVDHHKLPGITTVNEVRQTIPELYGKDFYDRAEGFEAGSITQNKYVYFPLGTNDYSGDVKMGIYGASAMQLGDDEAYADAQEGLLPEDFKVYKNAEANKSWFMFDDEIVALGSNIHDEKQRDLTTTVENRMFETTDAINLKGENQEGVKTLENGVQKGLKWLAMGTDGVNKDTGYVFFGNQDVNVNTSSNTQKYSYVRNKTVGAADKEVTRQFATVTYEHNGKETNQYAYAILPNASADETEAYAKANPIEIVAQEDGVHAVRQKDLGMTGYAFFDESDHTVEDLSTNSKMIVMRKGLNFAVQDPTHKQATVSFTLDGTFDVVSGNGDAVIENGKTHITVNTENKNGVSQNLQLEAVTVTTPEKPKPEVKPETPKTLTLVDDASNVVITYTEGDLPENTSLSVSIKNNLTVDGLKNTVGYDITLLSDGHAVQPKNPVNVSIEPKKALDRASLQVYHETKDGFESLAWEEDGTRITFDTASFSLFALGEKDVKVLPSTGVTPQNVLPFVGVLVVVGGCFILYGKRKNKK from the coding sequence ATGAAGAAACATATGAGAAAAGTGTTCACATTTTTAATGACGCTTGCAGTGTCATTATCGATGGTAGGGGTTCGTAGCGTTACAGCGGATCATAACGATATTGACAAAATAAACAGCAACTATCGTGAATATTTATTAGGGAATGAAACAATTAATAACGATGCAGTCAATCAAAAGAAAATTACTGCAATCTATACCAACGGGAAAAAAGCAATGGAATCCATCGTTGGTCATGATGATGAATACATTACAGGTTTAGTATTACGTGGTGGTGGTAAAACCGATCACGACTTGTCCACAAACCTACAAAAATCATATCAACAACTTAATGCGATTGCCTTGGCTTACTCGATGCCAGGTAATGAAAACCCCCTTTATCAATCCCCTGAAGCGTTAAAGGCAGTTTTAGATGGTATTAAGTGGTTGGGTGATAACTACTTTAATAAAATGGATACTGGATATTATGGAAACTGGTACAGCTGGGAAATTGGTGTCCCTCAAAGCTTATCAAACATCATGTTCCTACTTGGTGATGAGATCGAAGCTGCACTTCCAGGATTTATCAAAGAATCCGTAATCGCAATGGATTCCTATATCCGTGGTGATGCGAAGCCTGGTGATCCTACCATTGGCGATGTAAACCTTGATGCACGTCAACATACTGGAGCAAACCTTACAGATATTACCTTTAACCGCATTCTTCAAGGTGCTGTGCTTAAGGATGAAGCACGCATCAGTAAAGCTGTAGAAAATTCAATGACCGTATTCAGTACGATTGACCCAAGTAACCTCCAACATGGCGTTACGGATGGTTTTTATGAAGATGGATCCTTTGTCCAACACTCAACGGTTGCTTATACCGGTTCATATGGAAAAGTATTACTGGGTCGTATTGCGCAACTTGTAACGGTATTAGATGGTACAAAATGGCAAAATGATACCTTATTGGATACAGTTCAAGAATGGATTTACCGTGGTTTTGCACCCGTTATGTATGAAGGATACATGATGGAAATTGTAAAGGGTCGTGCTGTATCACGTACCGGTTCAGGTTATGGTGATGCTTCAAGTGTTATTGAAGCATTTGTACAACTATCCCAAAGCCTTCCTCAAGCAGAACAACTGAAACTTCAAAGCTATATCAAATATTTGATTGAAAACATTCGCTCAACCATTAATCCCGCAACCTTTGTTTCAATTCAAAATATTGCGGCATATGAAGCAATTGTTAAGAATTCAGACATCAAAGCATTAAACCCATTAGAAACAAATGATCACTACGCATTTAACTTAATGGATAAAGCAATCCATACACGTGAAGGCTTTGCATTTGCACTTTCAAGAAGTTCAAATCGTATTTCTAAATATGAATACATGAGTGGTGAAAACCTTCGTTCATGGTTCCAAGGTGATGGTGCATACTACCTCTACCAAAGTGGAAACGATCAAACAAGCATGCACGGTATTAACTTCTATGCAACCGTTGATCACCATAAACTTCCGGGTATCACAACAGTCAATGAAGTACGCCAAACAATTCCAGAACTTTACGGAAAAGATTTCTATGATCGTGCTGAAGGATTTGAAGCCGGATCCATTACACAAAATAAATACGTATACTTCCCATTGGGTACAAATGATTACTCAGGTGATGTAAAGATGGGAATCTACGGTGCGTCCGCAATGCAATTGGGCGATGATGAGGCTTACGCGGATGCGCAAGAAGGACTTCTCCCTGAAGATTTCAAAGTTTACAAAAACGCAGAAGCAAATAAATCATGGTTTATGTTTGATGATGAGATTGTCGCTTTAGGATCAAACATTCATGATGAAAAACAACGTGACTTAACGACAACCGTTGAAAACCGTATGTTTGAAACTACAGATGCTATTAACCTTAAAGGTGAAAACCAAGAGGGTGTGAAAACACTTGAAAATGGCGTTCAAAAAGGACTTAAATGGCTCGCAATGGGTACCGACGGTGTTAATAAAGACACAGGTTATGTATTCTTTGGTAATCAAGATGTGAATGTAAATACATCAAGTAATACACAAAAATACTCTTATGTTCGTAATAAAACAGTAGGAGCTGCCGATAAAGAAGTAACACGTCAATTTGCGACGGTAACGTACGAACATAACGGTAAAGAAACAAACCAATATGCTTATGCAATCTTACCGAATGCAAGTGCTGATGAGACAGAAGCTTACGCAAAAGCAAATCCTATTGAGATTGTTGCGCAAGAAGATGGCGTTCATGCTGTACGTCAAAAAGATCTCGGTATGACCGGTTATGCCTTCTTTGATGAATCAGACCACACAGTAGAAGATCTAAGTACAAACAGTAAAATGATTGTGATGCGTAAAGGATTAAACTTTGCAGTACAAGATCCAACGCACAAACAAGCAACAGTATCCTTTACTTTAGATGGAACATTTGATGTGGTATCAGGCAATGGTGACGCTGTAATTGAGAACGGAAAAACACACATTACGGTGAATACCGAAAATAAAAACGGTGTATCTCAAAACCTACAACTTGAAGCTGTAACGGTTACAACACCTGAAAAACCAAAACCAGAAGTAAAACCTGAAACACCAAAAACATTAACACTTGTGGATGATGCATCCAATGTGGTGATTACCTATACGGAAGGTGATCTCCCAGAAAATACAAGCTTAAGTGTTTCAATTAAGAATAACCTCACTGTTGATGGATTAAAAAATACAGTTGGCTATGATATCACACTCTTGAGTGATGGTCATGCAGTACAACCTAAAAATCCAGTCAATGTCTCAATTGAACCGAAAAAAGCCTTAGATCGTGCGAGTTTACAAGTTTACCATGAAACTAAAGATGGATTTGAATCTCTTGCATGGGAGGAAGATGGAACACGTATTACCTTTGATACTGCTTCATTCTCACTCTTTGCCTTGGGTGAAAAAGATGTTAAGGTATTGCCATCAACGGGTGTTACACCACAAAATGTCCTACCATTTGTGGGTGTACTTGTTGTTGTCGGTGGATGCTTTATCCTTTACGGAAAACGTAAAAACAAAAAATAA
- a CDS encoding TetR/AcrR family transcriptional regulator — translation MKKAVISKESLLEVAKDIVFKDGLDKLNMRNLAQKADVSIGSVYNYFPSKNDLLLDVIEDFWKQVFYDDICKVDTNIQFVDFIEQIYDRLRHHIDEFNSLFMSHVEIMNQEAKMKGHHVGMQYVDHIRTGLLYVLQEDSTIKSTAFTDSFTQDGLLDFVFLHVFISLRKGSPNIDFLAEVLNRLLYE, via the coding sequence ATGAAAAAAGCAGTAATAAGTAAGGAATCGCTCCTTGAGGTTGCGAAAGATATTGTATTTAAAGATGGCTTGGATAAGTTAAACATGCGTAATTTAGCGCAAAAAGCTGATGTTTCGATTGGTTCTGTTTATAATTATTTTCCATCCAAAAATGATCTGCTCTTAGATGTCATTGAAGATTTTTGGAAACAAGTTTTTTATGATGATATCTGTAAAGTTGATACAAATATTCAATTTGTAGACTTTATAGAACAGATATATGATCGTTTGCGTCATCATATCGACGAGTTCAATTCCTTGTTTATGAGTCATGTGGAAATCATGAATCAAGAAGCAAAAATGAAGGGACATCATGTCGGAATGCAATATGTTGATCATATTCGAACCGGTCTTCTCTATGTTCTTCAAGAAGATTCAACGATTAAATCCACTGCATTTACCGATTCCTTTACCCAAGATGGGTTGTTAGATTTTGTATTTCTTCACGTATTTATCTCATTACGTAAAGGTAGTCCAAACATTGATTTTCTTGCGGAAGTTTTAAATCGACTCTTATATGAGTAG
- a CDS encoding DUF2871 domain-containing protein, with the protein MKKMINTSFAYLIAGLVGGVFYREFTKFQGFTGFTRLSLIHPHLLVLGMILSLIVALFFVKFDLDKKPKWNRFYITYNLGVITTTLMLLVRGLTEVLNISLSSGMSAAISGLAGLSHIILTVGIMYLFTLLRNEA; encoded by the coding sequence ATGAAAAAGATGATTAATACGTCCTTTGCTTATCTGATTGCAGGACTTGTTGGTGGTGTGTTTTATCGCGAATTTACGAAATTTCAAGGCTTTACCGGTTTTACACGATTGAGTCTAATTCATCCACATTTATTGGTCTTGGGTATGATTTTATCCCTGATTGTGGCCTTGTTCTTTGTGAAATTTGATCTTGATAAAAAACCTAAGTGGAATCGCTTCTATATTACTTATAATTTAGGTGTGATTACCACAACACTGATGCTTTTGGTACGAGGTCTTACTGAGGTCTTAAATATTTCTTTATCTTCAGGAATGTCCGCTGCCATCTCGGGTCTAGCAGGTCTAAGTCACATTATCTTAACTGTTGGAATTATGTATTTATTCACCCTATTACGCAATGAAGCTTAA
- a CDS encoding DUF885 domain-containing protein: MKKTLTILVILINLFGCQFVSSPSNDGTNKDFESALDTALVSMIGSTDPSSNYLLEHPEEYDVDVEHYAFRLGSEEDFEMSKDLIKDIQKNIRKFKDRTLSDQQIIDKRVLLYELERMASGYQPFQFQVDPELDAIPQYLEGFTFRTESDIRGYFSLIDSIPTYFDESIAFYNKTEMMTQFEHEKLTDFVAVMKEQSLSDDFFLIKGFDSKISSLEFLKESEKTATIQENREAIRDVFYNAFVKLENDLKTVKTRPNRGLAHLENGKTYYETLIPSLSGRNLTIPEFQMWISNRRIEVYQRLKAVETSNKLQEYQDFESKQTAPDYKDAYALIDDLYKKSLRDFPEIPEIPYKVYNIDASLAAISNPAFYYVPPIDSNPDHTQRIYINSTFDPANFTTFAHEAIPGHMYQTQYMRGIKGMHPIRLYIRNNAMTEGWAQYVELLSVRYLGGPKGYEDYIRDLYESMYLILLEVDIGIHYNDWSREEMGSFFDSVYVNNTEDERDEIYRQIILEPGNIWSYYYGAMSIQSMKERAQKELGDAFDEKTFHQMILDLGSASFDTMDILFDEYLQAQ; the protein is encoded by the coding sequence ATGAAAAAAACACTAACAATACTAGTCATACTGATTAATTTGTTTGGTTGCCAATTTGTATCATCACCCAGTAATGATGGCACAAACAAAGATTTTGAGAGTGCATTAGATACAGCTTTAGTGTCAATGATTGGATCAACCGACCCATCAAGTAATTATCTCTTAGAACATCCTGAAGAATATGATGTGGATGTTGAACATTACGCATTTCGACTTGGAAGTGAAGAAGATTTTGAAATGTCGAAAGACTTAATTAAAGATATTCAAAAGAATATCCGTAAGTTTAAAGATCGAACGTTATCAGACCAACAAATTATTGATAAGCGTGTGCTTCTCTATGAATTGGAACGCATGGCCTCGGGTTATCAACCATTTCAATTTCAAGTGGATCCAGAGTTGGATGCCATTCCCCAATATCTCGAAGGGTTTACCTTTAGAACTGAAAGTGATATTCGTGGCTATTTCTCTTTAATTGATTCAATACCAACGTATTTTGATGAATCTATTGCATTTTATAATAAGACAGAAATGATGACTCAGTTTGAACATGAAAAGTTAACGGATTTCGTAGCAGTTATGAAAGAACAATCCCTCTCCGATGATTTTTTCTTAATTAAAGGATTTGATTCAAAAATATCATCCCTAGAATTTCTTAAAGAATCCGAAAAGACCGCAACCATCCAAGAGAATCGTGAAGCCATCCGAGATGTCTTTTATAATGCTTTTGTGAAGTTGGAGAACGATCTTAAAACGGTAAAGACTCGACCCAATCGAGGCCTTGCCCATCTTGAAAACGGAAAAACTTACTATGAGACCTTAATTCCATCATTAAGTGGACGAAATTTAACAATTCCAGAATTTCAAATGTGGATTAGTAACCGTCGTATTGAAGTTTATCAACGTTTGAAAGCCGTGGAAACCAGTAACAAGCTTCAAGAATACCAGGACTTTGAATCCAAGCAAACCGCACCTGATTACAAAGATGCTTACGCTTTAATTGATGACCTTTATAAGAAAAGTCTAAGAGATTTCCCTGAGATTCCTGAAATACCCTATAAAGTTTATAATATCGATGCATCATTAGCGGCTATATCTAATCCGGCATTCTATTATGTTCCGCCAATTGACAGCAATCCAGATCACACGCAACGCATCTACATTAATAGTACTTTTGATCCTGCAAACTTTACAACCTTTGCTCATGAAGCAATTCCGGGACATATGTATCAAACACAATATATGCGTGGTATTAAAGGGATGCATCCAATTCGACTGTACATTCGAAATAATGCGATGACCGAAGGTTGGGCACAATATGTTGAACTACTTTCCGTCCGATATCTAGGTGGTCCAAAAGGATATGAAGATTATATACGGGATCTTTATGAATCCATGTACTTAATTCTTCTAGAAGTGGATATCGGTATTCATTATAATGATTGGAGTCGTGAGGAGATGGGGTCCTTCTTTGATTCGGTATACGTAAACAATACTGAGGATGAACGGGATGAAATCTATCGTCAAATCATTTTAGAACCAGGAAATATCTGGAGTTACTATTATGGAGCCATGTCGATTCAAAGCATGAAAGAACGTGCTCAAAAAGAACTCGGGGATGCATTTGATGAGAAAACATTCCATCAAATGATTCTTGATTTAGGCAGTGCAAGTTTTGATACAATGGATATACTGTTTGATGAATATTTACAAGCTCAATAA
- a CDS encoding alpha/beta hydrolase — protein MQLFIKAFDDTELKVSLSEVRNPKGIVIISHGFLEQIVYYNSVAYGLNQRGYTVIRYDMRSHGGTRAPLGDLNDYRDLILDLDTLVSYSKTLDSDCPIYTMGFSLGGMVTALYGLDYGHRIDGKILLAPGLCVQDEWASLDQSSISVLALFTSLIEDDLWQLSMIEQALSKGPFKRVTQSFVLETLIHAPTVFKSRMSSYACPCLIFHGDSDSIVPLESSLMFYESMSSSAKALKVLEGVGHNIFQSRKKEMVMDATNTWLENLNRVG, from the coding sequence ATGCAATTATTTATTAAAGCCTTTGACGACACGGAATTAAAAGTTTCTTTGAGTGAGGTAAGAAATCCTAAAGGGATTGTGATTATCAGTCATGGCTTTTTAGAACAAATTGTTTATTATAACTCGGTAGCTTACGGACTTAACCAACGTGGTTATACGGTAATTCGTTATGATATGCGAAGTCATGGTGGAACAAGAGCACCTTTGGGTGATTTAAACGATTATCGTGATCTGATTTTAGATTTGGATACACTTGTTTCTTATTCAAAAACACTTGATTCGGATTGTCCAATCTATACGATGGGATTTAGTTTAGGTGGGATGGTAACAGCGTTATATGGTCTGGATTATGGACATCGTATTGATGGGAAAATTTTACTTGCACCCGGTCTTTGTGTTCAAGATGAATGGGCTTCACTTGACCAATCCTCAATCTCAGTTTTAGCGTTATTTACTTCATTAATTGAAGATGATTTGTGGCAATTAAGCATGATTGAACAGGCTTTGTCTAAAGGACCGTTTAAGCGTGTTACGCAGTCGTTTGTCTTAGAGACCCTAATCCATGCACCAACAGTTTTTAAGTCCAGGATGAGCAGCTATGCGTGTCCTTGTCTTATTTTCCATGGAGATAGCGACTCAATTGTTCCCTTAGAATCGTCACTAATGTTTTACGAAAGCATGAGTAGCAGTGCAAAAGCATTGAAAGTCCTTGAAGGTGTAGGTCATAATATATTTCAAAGTCGAAAAAAGGAAATGGTGATGGATGCAACGAATACATGGCTCGAAAATTTGAATAGGGTGGGATAA
- a CDS encoding putative ABC transporter permease, whose protein sequence is MNEMIPTFFIYWVIYGVIGWIMETLYCSIPEGKFVERGFLNGPIVPIYGFGALFVLSILKPFLDSPILVFVLGFLLTSVLEYITSYIMEKAFGMRWWDYSDYKYNIKGRVCLLNSTMFGVLCVVLVEWIHPIVTKIIARFSPTTILLASSVLGVIIAVDFVVSVISVLNLKKRLKSLEVLHTEMAELIHTFNEKSTLRIEEIKERIAELKAEYKFTERRLIRSFPTMKAEQFSEFFEDVKSAARSKRNKIKKD, encoded by the coding sequence ATGAATGAGATGATTCCAACGTTTTTTATATATTGGGTAATTTATGGTGTAATTGGATGGATCATGGAGACGCTATACTGCTCGATACCAGAAGGAAAGTTTGTGGAACGAGGCTTTTTGAATGGACCAATTGTGCCAATCTATGGATTTGGTGCATTGTTTGTTTTAAGCATCTTGAAACCATTTTTAGATAGTCCAATTCTAGTATTTGTTTTAGGGTTTCTCTTAACAAGTGTTTTAGAGTACATTACAAGTTATATTATGGAAAAAGCATTTGGGATGCGTTGGTGGGATTATTCCGACTATAAATATAATATTAAAGGCCGTGTTTGTCTTTTAAACAGTACAATGTTTGGTGTTCTCTGTGTTGTATTAGTTGAATGGATTCACCCTATTGTTACTAAAATTATTGCTCGCTTTAGTCCCACAACAATACTCTTAGCATCAAGTGTCTTAGGTGTAATTATAGCCGTTGATTTCGTTGTATCTGTTATATCTGTATTGAATCTTAAGAAACGTCTTAAGTCCTTGGAAGTATTACATACTGAAATGGCAGAACTGATTCATACATTTAATGAAAAGAGTACCTTGCGCATTGAAGAAATTAAAGAACGAATTGCGGAACTTAAAGCGGAATACAAGTTTACAGAACGTCGTCTTATTCGCTCATTCCCGACTATGAAAGCAGAGCAGTTTAGCGAGTTCTTTGAAGATGTGAAATCAGCTGCACGTTCCAAACGGAATAAAATTAAAAAAGATTAG
- a CDS encoding ECF transporter S component: protein MDKSNTLKWMVLTAMMSALITVVTMMIKIPSATGGYLNLGDFVIMISVAVLPFPYALFAAGIGSAGADLMAGYAVYAPFTLCIKAGEVVILYLFRNHLESSRRWIPFGLAGLWMMVMYGFVAVWLAQSWTAMLIALKGDVFQGLLAALLATLYYPRMVKLVSSLNPKKTP, encoded by the coding sequence ATGGATAAATCAAACACTTTAAAATGGATGGTTCTCACTGCAATGATGAGTGCCTTGATAACCGTTGTTACGATGATGATTAAAATTCCATCGGCAACAGGAGGTTATTTAAATCTTGGTGATTTTGTGATTATGATCTCAGTAGCTGTTTTACCCTTTCCTTACGCTTTGTTTGCTGCAGGGATTGGAAGTGCGGGAGCCGATCTAATGGCGGGGTATGCCGTGTATGCTCCATTTACCTTGTGTATTAAAGCAGGTGAAGTGGTCATCTTATATTTATTCAGAAATCATTTGGAGTCATCACGTCGTTGGATTCCGTTTGGTTTGGCGGGGCTTTGGATGATGGTGATGTACGGATTTGTTGCAGTATGGCTTGCGCAAAGTTGGACAGCGATGCTGATTGCTCTTAAAGGTGATGTCTTCCAAGGACTTCTTGCAGCCTTATTAGCGACACTGTATTATCCAAGAATGGTAAAGCTTGTTTCAAGTTTAAATCCAAAAAAAACACCTTGA
- a CDS encoding LacI family DNA-binding transcriptional regulator codes for MTQEKKLTIKEIASLAGTSKTTISFFLNGKFDKMSAETRERIEKVIEETNYSPSVVARSLNAKSMKLIGVIIGDITNAFANQIVKGIDEAAKEGKYQLIVGNTNYDIENEENYVNRMLAMGVDGFIVQPTTSFHKLIKKIRSQNKEIVFIDSQTNVQNNPWVKTNNYEAVLETTEEMMKLGYEEFILLTADPSILSTRQERSQGFIDALALNGKQCNMQIVSDNVTPAEITEIISNNIMLNRKTLIFAANCWLLPIVYMGLKELRNLIPTTIGLLGFDNTEWTNVASPSVTTIVQPAYDEGYQAGRILIDRIEGDYMEAPNQILKCNINWQESTCQGDLL; via the coding sequence ATGACTCAGGAAAAGAAGTTAACGATTAAAGAAATCGCTTCGTTGGCGGGTACATCTAAAACCACCATCTCATTCTTCTTGAACGGAAAATTTGATAAAATGAGTGCGGAAACACGCGAACGCATTGAAAAAGTAATTGAGGAAACAAATTACAGTCCCAGTGTTGTCGCACGCTCATTGAATGCAAAAAGCATGAAGCTTATCGGTGTAATCATCGGTGATATTACGAATGCATTTGCGAATCAGATTGTTAAAGGAATTGATGAAGCAGCGAAAGAGGGGAAATATCAACTTATCGTAGGGAATACAAACTACGATATTGAAAATGAAGAAAATTATGTCAACCGTATGCTTGCTATGGGTGTTGATGGGTTTATTGTCCAACCAACGACAAGTTTTCATAAGTTGATTAAGAAAATTCGTTCTCAAAATAAAGAAATTGTTTTTATTGATTCACAAACAAATGTTCAAAACAACCCTTGGGTTAAAACGAATAATTATGAAGCCGTTTTAGAAACAACCGAGGAAATGATGAAACTTGGCTATGAGGAGTTTATTCTTCTAACCGCAGATCCAAGCATCCTCTCAACACGTCAAGAACGCTCACAAGGCTTTATTGATGCGCTAGCACTTAATGGTAAACAATGTAATATGCAAATCGTATCGGATAATGTAACACCTGCTGAAATTACAGAAATTATCAGTAATAACATTATGCTAAACCGTAAAACATTGATTTTTGCAGCCAATTGCTGGCTTCTACCAATTGTTTATATGGGGTTAAAAGAATTACGAAATCTAATTCCTACAACCATCGGTTTACTTGGCTTTGATAATACAGAGTGGACCAATGTCGCATCGCCATCTGTTACCACAATTGTTCAACCAGCATATGATGAAGGCTATCAAGCCGGACGTATTCTCATTGATCGTATTGAAGGGGACTATATGGAAGCACCCAACCAAATTCTTAAATGTAATATTAACTGGCAAGAATCAACATGCCAAGGAGATCTTCTGTAG
- a CDS encoding heparinase II/III domain-containing protein: MVKNSLYQTIEHKSQKLDLERLKLLYDFKKNDVIAYADQLMMNIFTFTRDWDMEPCDTPYTLDPFGWTTTPNGDDEWIFMLNRMDYLPSLVMATVLTDDLKYIKHGHDLVSNWICAHTPLTSGPSTRTLDTAMRMNNWLDLCPYLKVYNLLDEASFKLIELSLETQALYLKDHYLTKYTLSNWGSIQTCVLAKYLGWLQADADSGFKAWIEDEISTQFEIQVYPDGMHWEQSTMYHVEVLNYGLKALPYVNNQEGLKHTLDKMAYALYYQATPHNDMIAYGDSDRTILSGIMGTCAVALDNPLYKSRANSVLDFEVCYAYGVQAQDEFDAFEMEVPISLNYDGEDSGIYTTRSHWGTDAHFTMFTNGSLGSGHGHADNLHVSTYFRGKPVLVDPGRLTYREDDPRRMHLKGMESHNTVILDGKPSAVPDTSWTYASFYKPLKNYVRHDGNCHYYEGALLAKDSVHQRKLIVIDDGIWMIVDAIQAQGSHIATTKYHLDESLVYQNGIIEFEDETKLNVISTQAIELTSDVIAYTYNKPSTHPVLVQEQRFVDECVNVTLFVDPKWDVKRIPILQNGDTPIDDLRGCAYSFKAEGEEIEVSVLHEEIWQGKKIMYCNGKPFHAKCVIRSNRFGQKVMRA; this comes from the coding sequence ATGGTAAAGAATTCTTTATATCAAACAATTGAACATAAATCACAAAAACTTGATCTAGAACGTTTAAAATTATTATATGATTTTAAGAAAAATGATGTGATCGCTTATGCAGATCAACTGATGATGAATATCTTTACATTCACTCGTGATTGGGATATGGAGCCGTGTGATACACCTTACACCTTAGATCCATTTGGGTGGACAACCACACCAAATGGCGATGATGAGTGGATATTTATGTTGAATCGAATGGATTATCTTCCGTCATTAGTAATGGCTACGGTATTGACGGATGATTTAAAATATATTAAACATGGCCACGATTTGGTATCGAATTGGATCTGTGCCCATACACCACTTACATCCGGTCCATCAACACGTACGCTTGACACAGCAATGCGTATGAATAACTGGTTGGACTTATGCCCTTATTTAAAGGTCTATAATCTTCTGGATGAGGCAAGTTTTAAGTTGATTGAATTAAGTCTTGAAACCCAAGCATTGTATCTCAAAGATCATTATCTAACTAAGTATACCTTAAGTAATTGGGGAAGTATTCAGACTTGTGTTTTAGCGAAGTATCTTGGATGGCTACAAGCAGATGCGGATTCAGGGTTCAAAGCATGGATTGAAGATGAAATCAGCACACAATTTGAAATCCAAGTCTATCCCGATGGGATGCATTGGGAACAATCAACGATGTATCATGTTGAAGTTTTAAATTATGGTTTAAAAGCGTTGCCATACGTAAACAATCAAGAAGGATTAAAACATACGCTCGATAAAATGGCTTATGCCCTGTATTATCAAGCAACACCTCATAATGACATGATTGCTTATGGTGATAGTGATCGAACGATATTGAGTGGTATCATGGGAACGTGCGCAGTCGCTTTAGATAATCCGCTTTATAAATCACGTGCAAATTCAGTTCTTGATTTTGAAGTGTGTTATGCCTATGGTGTTCAAGCTCAAGATGAATTTGATGCGTTTGAGATGGAAGTACCAATCTCACTAAATTATGATGGTGAGGATAGTGGTATTTATACAACTCGCAGTCACTGGGGTACGGATGCGCATTTCACCATGTTTACAAATGGTTCTTTAGGAAGTGGTCATGGACATGCGGATAATCTTCATGTTTCTACGTATTTCCGAGGAAAACCCGTTTTGGTTGATCCCGGTCGTTTAACCTATCGAGAAGATGATCCTCGACGGATGCATTTAAAAGGTATGGAAAGCCATAATACTGTAATTTTGGATGGGAAACCATCCGCAGTACCGGATACATCATGGACGTATGCTTCTTTTTATAAGCCACTTAAAAATTATGTCCGCCATGATGGAAACTGTCATTATTATGAGGGTGCTCTTCTTGCGAAGGATTCGGTGCATCAACGTAAGCTTATTGTGATTGATGACGGTATTTGGATGATTGTAGATGCGATACAAGCTCAAGGAAGCCATATTGCTACAACGAAGTATCACTTAGATGAATCATTAGTGTATCAAAATGGTATAATAGAGTTCGAAGATGAAACAAAATTGAATGTCATAAGCACGCAAGCAATTGAGCTTACATCGGATGTCATTGCATACACCTACAACAAACCATCGACACACCCTGTTTTAGTCCAAGAACAGCGCTTTGTGGATGAATGCGTTAATGTTACATTATTTGTAGATCCAAAGTGGGATGTTAAACGAATTCCTATTCTTCAAAATGGTGATACGCCCATCGATGATCTTCGTGGCTGTGCTTACAGTTTTAAAGCAGAGGGCGAGGAAATTGAAGTTAGTGTGCTTCATGAAGAGATCTGGCAAGGTAAGAAAATTATGTATTGTAATGGCAAACCGTTCCATGCGAAATGTGTTATACGCTCAAATCGCTTTGGACAAAAGGTTATGCGCGCTTAA